In Syngnathus typhle isolate RoL2023-S1 ecotype Sweden linkage group LG14, RoL_Styp_1.0, whole genome shotgun sequence, one genomic interval encodes:
- the zbtb7a gene encoding zinc finger and BTB domain-containing protein 7A — MSSGAGGRGGRRLRGTSGGGGRGVAGEAEEGPVGIPFPEHSADILGSLNKQRLSGLLCDVLLITQEREFPAHRSVLASCSSYFHKLFTSGAAADQRNVYNIDFVAAEALGALLDFAYTATLTVSHSSVADILAAARLLEIPPVQDVCTHLLDTKVLSPPAGSEQRNEDEERGRGGGEQGNQVLAREFLEYFQRGAHWGSSCSTPELRDLPTHLHFNHGNGGTPSNGAPGGPGEYYSPLALALAQAPIHEPEEEEDEEEDDEDGETVQGNGISLGSFYCPPSQNGHFYLPPEARPGLEAPETEDSALQLIARERGSASALLQQMMDSIERQKQRGAAGEDPGDGDDPDMEFYYNYFNSTQLEDTPSTGVTSSGTPLWLSRSNSGHDRVGGGERGVGERGGSGGERKMRSKAFQKCPICSKVIQGAGKLPRHIRTHTGEKPYECTICKVRFTRQDKLKVHMRKHTGEKPYLCTQCGAAFAHNYDLKNHMRVHTGLRPYQCSSCFKTFVRSDHLHRHLKKDGCNGIPSRRGRKPRMREPGLLDAPMGLLSPGSDTGLEPHIIKGRQLSEALKSEVEGARAHSPQLAGGGTP; from the exons ATGTCGTCCGGAGCCGGCGGGAGGGGAGGAAGGCGGCTCAGGGGAACGTCGGGCGGCGGAGGTCGAGGAGTCGCCGGGGAGGCCGAAGAGGGCCCCGTGGGGATCCCCTTCCCCGAGCACAGCGCCGACATCTTGGGCAGCCTCAACAAGCAGCGGCTGAGCGGGTTGCTCTGCGACGTTCTGCTGATCACGCAGGAGCGGGAGTTCCCAGCGCACCGCTCCGTCCTGGCGTCCTGCAGCTCCTACTTCCACAAGTTGTTCACGTCTGGAGCGGCCGCCGACCAACGCAACGTCTACAACATCGACTTTGTGGCGGCGGAGGCGCTCGGAGCGCTGCTGGACTTTGCCTACACGGCCACGCTGACCGTCAGCCACAGCAGCGTGGCCGACATCCTCGCCGCCGCACGCCTCCTGGAGATCCCGCCCGTTCAGGATGTCTGCACACACCTGCTGGACACCAAAGTGCTCTCCCCGCCG GCGGGTAGTGAGCAAAGAAATGAGGATGAGGagaggggcagaggaggaggCGAGCAGGGAAACCAGGTGCTGGCCCGGGAGTTCCTGGAGTACTTCCAGAGAGGGGCGCACTGgggcagcagctgcagcacgCCAGAGCTCAGGGACCTGCCCACGCACCTGCACTTTAACCACGGCAACGGCGGGACCCCCAGCAACGGCGCGCCCGGTGGCCCCGGTGAGTACTACTCCCCCCTGGCCCTGGCTTTGGCTCAGGCCCCCATCCACGAgccagaagaggaagaggacgaggaagaggacgaCGAGGACGGGGAAACGGTGCAGGGCAACGGAATAAGCCTCGGGTCATTTTACTGCCCTCCCTCCCAGAACGGGCACTTCTACCTCCCGCCCGAGGCGCGGCCGGGGCTCGAAGCCCCCGAGACGGAAGATAGCGCCCTACAGCTGATAGCTAGGGAGAGAGGCTCGGCCAGCGCCCTCTTGCAGCAGATGATGGACTCCATCGAGAGGCAGAAGCAGCGCGGGGCGGCCGGGGAAGATCCGGGCGACGGGGACGACCCCGATATGGAATTTTACTACAATTACTTTAACAGCACTCAGCTTGAGGACACGCCTTCCACCGGCGTGACGTCGAGCGGTACGCCGCTCTGGTTGTCAAGAAGCAACTCCGGTCACGACAGAGTGGGCGGAGGGGAAAGAGGGGTTGGCGAGAGGGGCGGCAGTGGCGGCGAGAGGAAGATGCGCTCCAAGGCCTTTCAGAAATGTCCCATATGCTCCAAGGTCATCCAAGGAGCCGGCAAGCTGCCCCGCCACATCCGAACACACACGGGGGAGAAACCCTATGAGTGCACCATCTGCAAAGTGCGCTTTACCAG GCAAGACAAGCTCAAGGTTCACATGCGGAAGCATACGGGAGAGAAGCCTTACCTCTGTACGCAATGCGGGGCCGCCTTTGCTCACAACTACGACCTGAAGAACCATATGCGCGTTCACACCGGCTTGCGCCCCTACCAGTGCTCCAGCTGCTTCAAGACTTTTGTACGCTCAGACCACCTGCACCGCCACCTCAAGAAGGACGGCTGCAACGGCATCCCGTCCCGCCGGGGCCGAAAGCCTCGGATGCGAGAACCCGGGCTCCTGGATGCCCCCATGGGTCTGCTGAGCCCCGGCTCAGACACTGGCCTGGAGCCTCACATCATCAAGGGACGGCAGCTCTCGGAAGCTCTCAAGTCTGAGGTGGAGGGGGCCCGCGCGCACAGCCCACAGCTCGCAGGGGGGGGCACACCCTGA